The genomic interval TGCCCGCCATCGCCCAGCAACCGCCCGCCCCCAAACCGCTCACGGAGGACGGTGGCCAACCCGTCGGCAACAACCAAAACAGTCGCACCGCAGGTCCCGGCGGGCCGGTGCTGCTCGACAACTTCCACCTCATTCAGAAGTTGGCCCGGTTCGACCGCGAACGCATCCCGGAGCGGGTCGTCCACGCCCGCGGCGTCGGGGTCCACGGCGAGTTCGTCAGCTACGGCGACTGGTCGACCCACACCAAAGCGAAGCTGTTTGCCGCCAAGGGCAAGACGACGCCGACGTTCGTGCGGTTCAGCACGGTCATCCACCCAGCCGGCTCGCCCGAACAGCTCCGCGACCCGCGCGGGTTCGCCGTCAAGTTTTACACGGAGGAGGGGAACTGGGATCTGGTGGGGAACAACTTGCCGGTGTTCTTCATCCGCGACGCGATGAAGTTCCCGGACATGGTTCACTCGCTCAAGCCGAGCCCGGTCACCAACCAGCAAGACCCGAATCGGTTCTTCGACTTCTTCAGCCACGTGCCCGAATCGACGCACATGCTGACCTTCCTGTACTCGGACCAGGGTACCCCGGCGAACCTCCGGCAGATGGACGGTTTCGGCGTCCATGCGTTCAAGTGGGTCAACGCCAAGGGCGACGTGACTTACGTGAAGTTCAACTGGCGGAGCCAACAGGGGCACAAAACGATGACTGCGGCCGAGGCCGCTGCCGCGTCGGCCAAGAACCACAGCGGGCACACCGAAGACCTGTACGAAGCGATTGCCGCAAAGGACTTCCCGAGCTGGGAACTCGGCGTGCAGATGCTCCCGGCCGCCGACCTCGACAAGTTCGACTTCGACCTGCTCGACGCAACGAAAGTCTGGACCGGCGTGGACGAAGTGAAAGTCGGCAAACTGACACTGAACCGCGTACCCGAGAACTTCTTCCAGGTCACCGAGCAGGCCGCCTTTTCGCCCGGCATGGTAGTGCCCGGCATCGAGCCGAGCGAGGACAAACTCCTCCAGGGCCGCCTGTTCAGCTACGCGGACACGCAGCGCTACCGCATCGGCGCCAACTATCTCGACGTGCCGGTGAACCGCCCGCTCGCCCAAGTCGCGAACAACAACCAGAACGGGGCGTTGAACCAGGGTGTCCGGGCGGGCGATGTGAACTACGAGCCGAGTGTGACCACCGGTGGCCGCCGCGACCAACCCGAGAGCGAAGCGAGTAAGGCCACGCTGGTCGGCACTGTAACCCAACAGCCGATCAAGAAGACGCTCAACTTCAAACAAGCAGGCGACCTGTTCGAGTCCTTCGCCGACGAGCAGAAGACGAACCTGATCGCCAACCTCGCGGGCGACCTGGGCCGCGTGAAGAACGCCGAGGTGAAGCTGACGATGGTGTCGTACTTTTATCGGGCTAACGCGGACTACGGCACCCGATTGGCGAAGGCGGTGGGCGTGAACCTCGACGCGGTCAAGGAGAAGGTGGAACAACCCCAGACGAATACCGGGGCGAGCCGGAAGTAAGGCCGGACCTTTGATCTGGAGGGATCATAAATCGAGGCATATCATGTGGTTCCCGGCTCTGTCCGTCGTAGCGATCGCATTCGGCGGCGGTCCTGCTCAGGCTCGCGAGCGCGAGTCTGCCCCGGCACCTCGTGTCGCGGCTCTGGAACTCACGCCGGAAGTGGCCGTCAGGCTCCGCGAGGTGGCTTTCCAGGCTGCCCGGGAGGGAGACCTGACGACGTTGGCCGCGTATCTCGACACGGGCCGGCCGGTGAACGAACCCAATGCCCGTGGTGACACCTTGCTGACGGTGGCGGCATACTCGGGCCAGGAAAGTGCCGTTGCCCTGATCCTGACGCGGCCCAAAGTCCAGGTCGACGCCCGCAACAAAATGGGCCTGACGGCACTGGCTGCGGCCGCGTACAAGGGGCACGTCGGCATCGCCAGGAAGTTGGTCGCGGCCGGGGCCGACGTGAACGCCGCCAACGGCAGTGGCCAAACGGCCCTCATGTTCGCG from Fimbriiglobus ruber carries:
- a CDS encoding catalase — translated: MAQQPPAPKPLTEDGGQPVGNNQNSRTAGPGGPVLLDNFHLIQKLARFDRERIPERVVHARGVGVHGEFVSYGDWSTHTKAKLFAAKGKTTPTFVRFSTVIHPAGSPEQLRDPRGFAVKFYTEEGNWDLVGNNLPVFFIRDAMKFPDMVHSLKPSPVTNQQDPNRFFDFFSHVPESTHMLTFLYSDQGTPANLRQMDGFGVHAFKWVNAKGDVTYVKFNWRSQQGHKTMTAAEAAAASAKNHSGHTEDLYEAIAAKDFPSWELGVQMLPAADLDKFDFDLLDATKVWTGVDEVKVGKLTLNRVPENFFQVTEQAAFSPGMVVPGIEPSEDKLLQGRLFSYADTQRYRIGANYLDVPVNRPLAQVANNNQNGALNQGVRAGDVNYEPSVTTGGRRDQPESEASKATLVGTVTQQPIKKTLNFKQAGDLFESFADEQKTNLIANLAGDLGRVKNAEVKLTMVSYFYRANADYGTRLAKAVGVNLDAVKEKVEQPQTNTGASRK
- a CDS encoding ankyrin repeat domain-containing protein, translated to MWFPALSVVAIAFGGGPAQARERESAPAPRVAALELTPEVAVRLREVAFQAAREGDLTTLAAYLDTGRPVNEPNARGDTLLTVAAYSGQESAVALILTRPKVQVDARNKMGLTALAAAAYKGHVGIARKLVAAGADVNAANGSGQTALMFAALTGRTKMVDYLLSAGAEPRMADASGNTAKTLAAKQGAAEVVRLIEAVTKRQRKDEQ